From the genome of Hymenobacter sp. PAMC 26628, one region includes:
- a CDS encoding GNAT family N-acetyltransferase — protein MHPFPRLETPRLVLRELADADIPRIVALASDEAVARNTLNMPHPYRPDYAQNWLKISREAHAVGAGVTFAIELRATGEFIGGIGLKIEPRFDRAEVGYWLGVAYWNQGLMTEALAAVLRYGFDDLLLNKILANHTTQNPGSGAVMLKNGMVKEGELVEHVKRDGEYYTLAQYRLTRREYAQRLARAGVL, from the coding sequence ATGCACCCCTTTCCCCGCCTCGAAACCCCGCGCCTGGTATTGCGCGAGCTGGCCGATGCCGACATTCCGCGCATTGTGGCCCTGGCCAGCGACGAGGCCGTGGCCCGCAACACCCTCAACATGCCGCACCCGTACCGACCCGACTACGCCCAGAACTGGCTGAAAATTAGCCGGGAAGCACACGCGGTGGGCGCGGGCGTCACGTTTGCCATCGAGTTGCGGGCCACCGGCGAGTTCATTGGGGGCATCGGCCTCAAAATCGAGCCGCGCTTCGACCGCGCCGAAGTGGGTTACTGGCTGGGCGTGGCCTACTGGAACCAGGGCCTAATGACCGAGGCCCTGGCTGCTGTGCTGCGCTACGGCTTTGACGACTTGCTGCTGAATAAAATCCTGGCCAACCACACCACCCAAAACCCGGGCTCGGGGGCCGTGATGCTGAAAAACGGCATGGTGAAGGAGGGTGAATTGGTGGAGCACGTAAAGCGCGACGGCGAATACTACACCCTGGCCCAGTACCGCCTCACCCGGCGCGAGTACGCGCAACGCCTGGCCCGCGCCGGTGTCCTTTAG
- a CDS encoding dipeptidase, whose product MAVSYLADNQQRFLDELLDWLRIPSVSADPKFHGDVLRAADFLKARLEEAGVQNVALCETAGNPIVYGDYLTDPALPTVLVYGHYDVQPADPYELWQSPPFEPVIKDGKIYARGACDDKGQAYMHVKAFEMMMRDGQGGVPCNIKFMIEGEEEIGSNNLALFVQANKEKLQADVILLSDTGILANDVPSIEVGLRGLSYHEVEVTGPNRDLHSGLYGGAVQNPINALCAMIASLHDENGHITIPGFYANVEELTPAARAELAKAPFDEADFEASIGLPVAYGEAGYSTPERTSIRPTLDVNGIWGGYTGEGAKTVIASKAFAKISMRLVPNQTSDEITALFQQHFARIAPAGVTVQVRPHHGGEPVVTPTDSAAYRAAAAAMETTFGRAPVPARGGGSIPIVAMFKSELGIDSVLLGFGLDSDAIHSPNEHFGVFNFLKGIETIPHFYRNYAAAETR is encoded by the coding sequence ATGGCCGTCTCTTACCTTGCCGATAACCAGCAGCGCTTTCTCGACGAATTGCTTGACTGGCTGCGCATCCCCAGCGTGTCGGCCGACCCCAAGTTCCACGGTGATGTGTTGCGGGCCGCTGATTTTCTCAAGGCCCGCCTCGAAGAAGCCGGCGTGCAAAATGTGGCCCTGTGCGAAACCGCCGGCAACCCCATCGTGTACGGCGACTACCTCACCGACCCCGCCCTGCCCACGGTGCTCGTGTACGGGCACTACGACGTGCAGCCCGCCGATCCGTACGAGCTGTGGCAATCGCCCCCGTTTGAGCCGGTTATCAAGGACGGCAAGATTTACGCCCGGGGGGCCTGCGACGACAAGGGCCAAGCCTATATGCACGTCAAAGCCTTCGAAATGATGATGCGCGACGGCCAGGGCGGCGTGCCGTGCAACATCAAGTTCATGATCGAGGGCGAAGAGGAAATTGGGTCCAATAACCTAGCCCTCTTTGTGCAAGCTAACAAGGAGAAGCTGCAAGCCGACGTCATCCTGCTCTCCGACACCGGTATTCTGGCCAACGATGTGCCTAGCATCGAGGTGGGCCTGCGGGGCCTCAGCTACCACGAAGTGGAAGTGACGGGCCCCAACCGCGACCTGCACTCGGGCCTCTACGGCGGGGCCGTGCAAAACCCTATCAACGCCCTATGCGCTATGATTGCCAGCCTGCACGACGAAAACGGGCACATCACCATCCCCGGTTTCTACGCCAACGTGGAGGAGCTGACGCCCGCGGCCCGTGCCGAGCTGGCCAAGGCGCCCTTCGACGAAGCCGATTTTGAGGCCAGCATCGGCCTGCCGGTGGCCTACGGCGAGGCCGGCTACAGCACGCCCGAGCGCACCAGCATCCGGCCCACGCTCGACGTGAACGGCATTTGGGGCGGCTACACCGGCGAGGGCGCCAAAACGGTGATTGCCTCGAAAGCCTTCGCCAAAATCTCGATGCGCCTCGTGCCGAACCAAACCAGCGACGAGATTACGGCCCTGTTCCAGCAGCACTTTGCCCGCATTGCCCCGGCCGGCGTCACGGTGCAGGTGCGCCCCCACCACGGCGGCGAGCCCGTCGTCACGCCCACCGATTCGGCCGCCTACCGCGCCGCCGCCGCCGCCATGGAAACCACCTTTGGCCGGGCCCCGGTGCCCGCGCGCGGGGGCGGCTCCATCCCCATCGTGGCCATGTTCAAGTCTGAGTTGGGCATCGATTCGGTGCTGCTCGGCTTCGGCCTCGACTCCGACGCTATTCACTCGCCTAACGAGCACTTCGGCGTATTTAACTTCCTGAAAGGCATCGAGACCATCCCGCACTTCTACCGCAACTACGCCGCCGCGGAAACGCGGTAG
- a CDS encoding porin family protein codes for MLTSIVSAAQAQYRGRGGNVSLGLKAGASLTDFVGPNAKNVFNNRFGFNAGIFANIGLTRLVAFQPEVLYSQKGAKTNAVDVNYRLHYVDVPLAFHVNTDGFFFEAGPQVGFLVAAKYQAGNTSTDITSSYKSIDFGYLAGLGYQLKHGLGVGLRYNGAFTNFPKSSMNGNTTTQPQQRNSAFQLYATYSFN; via the coding sequence TTGTTAACAAGCATTGTCAGCGCTGCCCAAGCACAGTACCGGGGCCGCGGCGGCAACGTGTCGCTAGGCCTTAAGGCCGGCGCATCGCTCACCGATTTTGTGGGCCCCAATGCGAAGAATGTTTTTAATAATCGCTTTGGCTTCAACGCTGGCATCTTCGCTAACATTGGCCTCACGCGGCTAGTTGCCTTTCAGCCCGAAGTGCTGTACTCGCAGAAGGGCGCCAAGACCAATGCGGTGGACGTCAACTACCGCCTGCATTACGTTGATGTGCCACTGGCCTTCCACGTCAACACCGACGGGTTCTTTTTTGAAGCAGGACCCCAGGTTGGTTTCCTGGTGGCCGCAAAGTACCAGGCCGGCAACACGTCAACCGACATCACATCCAGCTACAAGAGCATTGATTTCGGCTATTTGGCGGGCCTGGGCTACCAACTAAAGCACGGCCTGGGCGTGGGCCTGCGCTACAACGGGGCGTTTACCAACTTCCCCAAATCATCGATGAATGGCAACACGACGACCCAGCCGCAGCAGCGCAACAGCGCTTTTCAACTCTACGCAACGTACTCGTTTAACTAG
- a CDS encoding porin family protein gives MKKVILPLALLAGIVGTANAQTGIKYGVKGGYNLATFSGTDSKGSEYKSGFTAGLYANFGIADNFSVQPEVLFSQKGASIDNFEGLPTTRFKTTLSYIDVPVLLRVNAGQDGKGLFFELGPQASFLVRNRDFTQTGNTSTQSTDNTNSADMNKTVLAYVGGIGYQITSGLSLGLRYTGDFTQVYKQGISANYAGQAYAGGNGNNPSVHNSVFQFQVGYAFGGK, from the coding sequence ATGAAGAAAGTAATCCTTCCCCTCGCCCTCCTTGCCGGCATCGTTGGCACCGCAAACGCTCAAACCGGCATTAAATATGGTGTAAAAGGCGGCTATAATCTAGCTACTTTCTCCGGTACCGATTCGAAAGGCAGCGAGTACAAGTCGGGCTTCACTGCCGGTCTCTACGCCAACTTTGGCATTGCTGATAACTTCTCGGTGCAGCCGGAAGTACTTTTCTCGCAGAAAGGTGCCTCGATTGACAACTTCGAAGGCCTGCCCACTACCCGCTTCAAGACTACCTTGAGCTACATCGACGTACCCGTGCTATTGCGCGTGAACGCCGGCCAGGACGGCAAAGGACTTTTCTTTGAATTGGGCCCCCAGGCCAGCTTCTTGGTACGTAATCGCGACTTTACGCAGACTGGCAACACCAGCACCCAGAGCACAGACAACACCAACAGCGCCGACATGAACAAGACGGTGCTTGCCTACGTGGGCGGTATCGGCTACCAGATCACCAGTGGCCTGAGCCTTGGCTTGCGCTACACCGGCGACTTTACACAAGTGTACAAGCAAGGCATTTCGGCTAACTACGCCGGCCAAGCTTACGCCGGTGGCAACGGCAACAACCCTAGTGTTCACAACTCAGTATTCCAGTTCCAAGTTGGTTACGCTTTTGGCGGCAAATAG
- the plsY gene encoding glycerol-3-phosphate 1-O-acyltransferase PlsY, producing MNIPLLLLALLAAYLLGSIPTALWVGRRFFGLDDIRQHGSGNAGATNTFRVLGKKAGSAVMAIDVLKGYVATALPAWLAVAPSGSGPLLYAQLGAGALAVLGHIYPVWAQFRGGKGVATILGMMLALAPATVGMCVLVFLTMLALFRYVSLASMTAGLAFALLQLLPTFRPAQPLLLWVGFAIAALLVYTHRANIGRLRAGTESRVPMPWAR from the coding sequence ATGAATATTCCTTTACTGCTGCTAGCCTTGCTGGCGGCGTACCTGCTCGGTTCCATTCCCACGGCGCTGTGGGTGGGCCGCCGCTTTTTCGGCCTGGACGACATTCGCCAGCACGGCTCCGGCAACGCCGGGGCCACCAACACCTTCCGGGTGCTGGGCAAAAAAGCCGGCTCGGCCGTGATGGCTATTGATGTGCTGAAGGGCTACGTGGCCACGGCCCTGCCCGCGTGGCTGGCGGTGGCCCCCAGCGGCTCGGGGCCCCTGCTGTACGCGCAGCTGGGCGCCGGGGCCCTGGCGGTGCTGGGGCACATCTACCCGGTGTGGGCCCAGTTCCGGGGCGGCAAGGGCGTGGCCACCATCTTGGGCATGATGCTGGCGCTGGCCCCGGCCACGGTGGGCATGTGCGTGCTGGTGTTTTTGACCATGCTAGCGCTGTTTCGCTACGTGTCGCTGGCCAGCATGACGGCCGGCCTGGCCTTTGCGCTGCTCCAGCTGCTGCCCACGTTTCGGCCGGCACAGCCGCTGCTGCTGTGGGTGGGGTTCGCCATTGCCGCCCTGCTCGTGTACACCCACCGCGCCAACATCGGGCGGTTGCGCGCCGGCACCGAAAGCCGGGTGCCCATGCCCTGGGCCCGGTAG
- a CDS encoding quinone-dependent dihydroorotate dehydrogenase encodes MYKSVVKPLLFKLDAERAHHLVFDNLRRAARVPGVGALLRGLYDYQHPSLERTVFGLKFPNPVGLAAGFDKNAALTDELATLGFGFVEIGTVTPRPQPGNPQPRLFRLPQDGALINRMGFNNDGAPAVAARLAGRRNRQLIIGGNIGKNKDTPNAEAAADYLAAYDALTDVVDYFVVNVSSPNTPGLRELQEKKPLIDLLQQVQARNLARPVPRPLLLKIAPDLTDAQLDDIIEIAEETHLSGLVATNTTIGRGGLRTDAGHVTGLGAGGLSGRPLRERATEVIRYLHRRSAGGLPIIGAGGIHSAADAQEKLAAGASLVQLYTGFIYEGPGLVKQINRSLVR; translated from the coding sequence ATGTATAAGTCCGTCGTCAAGCCCCTGCTGTTCAAACTCGACGCCGAGCGCGCCCACCACCTCGTGTTTGACAACCTGCGCCGGGCGGCCCGCGTACCGGGCGTGGGGGCCCTGCTGCGCGGGCTGTACGACTACCAGCACCCGAGCTTGGAGCGCACGGTGTTCGGCTTGAAATTTCCGAACCCGGTGGGCCTGGCGGCGGGCTTCGACAAAAACGCGGCCCTTACCGACGAGCTGGCCACGCTGGGCTTCGGCTTCGTGGAGATTGGGACGGTAACGCCCCGGCCGCAGCCCGGCAACCCGCAGCCTCGCCTGTTCCGGCTGCCGCAAGACGGGGCCCTGATCAACCGCATGGGCTTCAACAACGATGGGGCCCCGGCGGTAGCGGCGCGGCTGGCGGGGCGGCGCAACCGCCAGCTCATCATCGGCGGCAACATCGGCAAGAACAAGGACACGCCCAACGCCGAAGCCGCCGCCGATTACCTAGCCGCCTACGACGCCTTGACCGACGTGGTGGACTACTTCGTGGTGAACGTGAGCTCACCCAACACGCCCGGCTTGCGCGAACTGCAAGAGAAAAAGCCGCTCATTGACCTGCTCCAGCAGGTGCAGGCCCGCAACCTGGCCCGCCCCGTACCGCGCCCCCTGCTCCTCAAAATTGCCCCCGACCTGACCGACGCCCAGCTCGACGACATCATCGAAATCGCTGAGGAAACTCACTTGAGCGGCCTCGTAGCCACCAACACTACTATTGGCCGCGGCGGACTGCGCACTGACGCCGGCCACGTAACAGGCCTGGGCGCGGGGGGCCTCAGCGGCCGGCCGCTGCGCGAGCGGGCCACGGAAGTGATTCGCTACCTGCACCGGCGCAGCGCGGGCGGCCTGCCCATTATCGGGGCGGGCGGCATCCACTCGGCGGCCGATGCGCAGGAAAAACTGGCGGCCGGTGCCTCGCTGGTGCAGCTCTACACCGGCTTTATTTATGAAGGGCCGGGGCTGGTGAAGCAGATAAATCGAAGCCTGGTACGATAG